The genomic segment GTGTTACCAGATGATGTTTACAAAACAGTGAATGAAGAGATAATGGAATTAGGATTTCAAGATGATCAGGTGAAGGTATATAAACCCTGGTTCGTAAGTATAAATCTATCTCTGGGAGCATTACAGAAAATTGATGTCGAGAAGGATCAGGGAATCGATCTACACTTTTTGAACAAAGCAAAAGAACGTGAAATGCCTGTTTTGGAATTGGAAACTGCTATATCACAATTCAAGGCTCTTTCCTCTATGGATGAAGATGTACAGAAAGATGTTCTGATCAATTCACTGGCTGAACTTGATGATATTCCCAAATTTTTCGACAAACTTCTGATAGCATGGAAAGATGGTGATGCAGATAAAATGAACGAATTATCCCGCCTTAAAATATTGGAAGCCGAGGAAGAACTACCTGGAATTAGAGATTATTATAATGAATTATTCCTGAAACGTGATAAAAAGATTGTTGAGAAAATTGCTGATTATCTGGAATCTGAAGAAGAAAATACATATTTCATAAT from the Candidatus Cloacimonadota bacterium genome contains:
- a CDS encoding TraB/GumN family protein produces the protein MKKILVAGVLIVILVAFAVNLQAKNFMWEVQGGKNKAYLLGSNHTMPKDVYPLDEQIEKAFEESDKLVVEVDATSIDQQEVNNYIVMHAIYRDSMNLKTVLPDDVYKTVNEEIMELGFQDDQVKVYKPWFVSINLSLGALQKIDVEKDQGIDLHFLNKAKEREMPVLELETAISQFKALSSMDEDVQKDVLINSLAELDDIPKFFDKLLIAWKDGDADKMNELSRLKILEAEEELPGIRDYYNELFLKRDKKIVEKIADYLESEEENTYFIIVGAVHLVGEDGLLQMLQDKDYKIVQD